A stretch of the Candidatus Jettenia sp. AMX2 genome encodes the following:
- a CDS encoding polysaccharide pyruvyl transferase family protein, translating into MKKKKIRHVYRVGISGSYGGLNMGDEAILQSIIVQLRRSLPVEITVFTRNPEDTLRRHQVDRAIPVRKIARNEVIPEIERLDLFILGGGGILFDAEVKIYLQEVIIAQEKGIPVMVYAVSAGPLNDPSSQELVRDCLNRATAITVRERRARQILEGVGVDREIVVTADPAILLKPEPLPAGTMERERLDSHRCLIGMSVREPGLAAPDITEDHYHALLADAADYMVDRFDAEIVFIPMERQVLDVQHSHAVIARMLRPTRATVLRGEYSPGQLISIAGHLAFAVGMRLHFLIFAAIRRVPFVALPYASKVSGFIEDLGGLHVEMPPLRLINAGRLIAYIDKSWDKQRSVQNQIKRALPELKKRALENNTIAVHLLKELRK; encoded by the coding sequence ATGAAAAAGAAAAAAATCAGACATGTCTATCGCGTGGGCATATCGGGTTCGTATGGAGGACTCAATATGGGTGATGAAGCGATCCTGCAAAGTATTATTGTTCAATTACGCCGTTCCCTGCCTGTCGAAATTACGGTATTTACACGAAACCCAGAAGACACCCTGCGTCGTCATCAGGTTGACCGTGCAATACCGGTAAGAAAAATAGCGCGCAATGAGGTGATTCCCGAGATTGAGCGGCTCGATCTTTTTATTCTTGGCGGTGGAGGAATATTATTTGATGCGGAGGTCAAAATATATTTACAGGAGGTAATCATTGCACAAGAGAAGGGCATACCTGTAATGGTCTATGCAGTAAGCGCCGGGCCGTTGAATGATCCGTCATCCCAAGAATTGGTACGGGATTGTTTAAACCGGGCGACAGCGATAACCGTTCGTGAACGGCGCGCCAGGCAGATTCTGGAAGGGGTTGGTGTGGATCGTGAAATAGTAGTCACTGCAGACCCTGCCATTCTTCTTAAACCGGAGCCATTGCCAGCGGGCACCATGGAAAGGGAACGCTTGGATTCTCATCGTTGTCTCATAGGCATGTCTGTTCGTGAGCCGGGATTAGCTGCACCGGATATAACAGAAGATCATTATCATGCATTATTGGCTGATGCAGCTGATTATATGGTGGACCGCTTTGATGCCGAAATTGTGTTTATTCCAATGGAGCGGCAGGTACTGGATGTACAACACTCACATGCGGTGATTGCCCGCATGCTCCGTCCAACGAGGGCTACCGTATTACGGGGTGAATATTCACCCGGGCAGTTAATCTCAATCGCTGGGCATCTTGCTTTTGCAGTAGGCATGCGGTTGCATTTTCTCATCTTTGCTGCTATCCGGAGAGTACCTTTTGTGGCATTACCGTATGCTTCCAAAGTAAGCGGATTTATTGAAGATTTGGGAGGTTTGCATGTGGAGATGCCACCTCTGAGGCTTATAAATGCAGGCCGGCTTATTGCTTATATTGACAAGTCATGGGATAAGCAGCGTTCGGTACAGAACCAGATTAAACGAGCCCTTCCTGAATTAAAAAAGCGTGCGCTTGAAAATAATACTATTGCTGTTCATTTATTGAAGGAATTGCGTAAGTGA
- a CDS encoding PEP-CTERM sorting domain-containing protein (PEP-CTERM proteins occur, often in large numbers, in the proteomes of bacteria that also encode an exosortase, a predicted intramembrane cysteine proteinase. The presence of a PEP-CTERM domain at a protein's C-terminus predicts cleavage within the sorting domain, followed by covalent anchoring to some some component of the (usually Gram-negative) cell surface. Many PEP-CTERM proteins exhibit an unusual sequence composition that includes large numbers of potential glycosylation sites. Expression of one such protein has been shown restore the ability of a bacterium to form floc, a type of biofilm.) codes for MGVQKNKRRDRSGDTNSSRPGTVPEPVSSALLLAGGVTLAAIRRWKKRCLKETGNQLTGESDTGANVS; via the coding sequence TTGGGAGTTCAAAAAAATAAAAGAAGAGACAGGAGTGGCGATACGAACTCAAGCAGACCCGGCACTGTCCCCGAACCGGTGAGCAGCGCCCTTTTGTTAGCAGGAGGGGTTACCCTGGCAGCCATACGGCGATGGAAAAAAAGATGTTTGAAAGAAACCGGTAATCAACTCACCGGAGAATCTGATACAGGCGCAAATGTATCATAA
- a CDS encoding PEP-CTERM sorting domain-containing protein (PEP-CTERM proteins occur, often in large numbers, in the proteomes of bacteria that also encode an exosortase, a predicted intramembrane cysteine proteinase. The presence of a PEP-CTERM domain at a protein's C-terminus predicts cleavage within the sorting domain, followed by covalent anchoring to some some component of the (usually Gram-negative) cell surface. Many PEP-CTERM proteins exhibit an unusual sequence composition that includes large numbers of potential glycosylation sites. Expression of one such protein has been shown restore the ability of a bacterium to form floc, a type of biofilm.) has protein sequence MKRKNVLLFSVPLLLSLFVATEVFAFGSSKGKTRDRSGSTNSSRPGTAPEPVSSALLLAGGATLAAIRRWKKRGLKETGNQLTGESNTGANVS, from the coding sequence ATGAAAAGGAAAAATGTGTTATTGTTCAGTGTGCCGTTATTGTTGAGCCTGTTTGTGGCAACAGAGGTTTTTGCATTTGGGAGTTCAAAGGGTAAAACAAGAGACAGGAGTGGCAGTACAAACTCAAGCAGACCAGGCACTGCCCCCGAACCGGTGAGCAGCGCCCTTTTGTTAGCAGGCGGGGCTACGCTGGCAGCCATACGGCGATGGAAAAAAAGAGGTTTGAAAGAAACCGGTAATCAACTCACCGGAGAATCAAATACAGGCGCAAATGTATCATAA
- a CDS encoding thermonuclease family protein: MRVITRHGLKGLVFLILLFFAVNPVQAEISKVRVVRVPDGDTLILENQKVVRLKGIDAPETGHHGKPAQYFSREATMRLRELVLNKVIILKTGKISRDRHNRTLAYACVSAGENINLIMVREGMAFCYPHPDQDAQVVEEALRAQQRAMDLGLGFWPRVLVQYPEIDVWTGNKRSMRFHRPACVYGKRTAPRNVKKFSSLRNAFYAGFAPCRRCTPWPSVDDK; this comes from the coding sequence ATGAGAGTGATTACGCGTCACGGGCTTAAAGGCCTTGTTTTTCTGATATTGTTGTTTTTTGCCGTAAATCCGGTTCAGGCAGAAATCAGCAAAGTACGGGTGGTCCGGGTACCGGATGGAGATACCCTGATCCTGGAAAATCAAAAGGTGGTCCGGTTAAAAGGCATAGATGCTCCGGAAACCGGGCACCATGGCAAACCTGCCCAGTACTTCTCCCGGGAAGCAACGATGAGACTGAGAGAGCTGGTACTGAATAAGGTAATTATCCTGAAAACAGGAAAGATATCAAGGGATCGTCACAACCGGACCCTGGCGTATGCCTGCGTATCTGCCGGGGAGAATATTAACCTCATCATGGTCCGTGAGGGCATGGCCTTTTGCTATCCCCATCCTGATCAGGATGCGCAGGTTGTAGAGGAAGCGTTAAGGGCACAGCAAAGGGCAATGGATCTGGGGCTTGGTTTTTGGCCGAGGGTACTCGTTCAATACCCGGAAATTGATGTCTGGACTGGTAATAAACGCAGCATGCGTTTTCACCGCCCTGCCTGTGTTTACGGCAAAAGAACGGCTCCGCGTAATGTAAAGAAATTTTCTTCACTGCGGAATGCATTTTATGCCGGATTTGCTCCCTGCCGCAGATGTACTCCCTGGCCGTCCGTAGATGACAAATGA
- a CDS encoding YqhA family protein: MEKLSLIRTINRLLIIIGRFFIAIASISIILASGFLIVTGLWDLVNGLPGLVGFLVHREELLMDVSVRFIAVVDAFLVAVVMYVLGIGLYRVFIDDRLASDHPEWFAIHDLYDLKDKLIATSVVILLMTFVKKIVTWENPKETLYFGFAIALVIAAVTLFSRLIIKKEKTKE; this comes from the coding sequence ATGGAGAAATTGTCGCTTATAAGAACCATTAACCGCTTACTTATCATAATAGGAAGATTTTTTATCGCCATCGCTTCTATTAGCATAATTTTAGCATCCGGTTTCCTGATCGTTACCGGTTTGTGGGATCTTGTTAATGGTTTACCGGGGCTGGTAGGTTTCCTGGTCCACAGAGAAGAACTGCTCATGGATGTTTCTGTGCGTTTTATTGCTGTGGTGGATGCATTTCTGGTTGCCGTCGTAATGTATGTGCTTGGGATAGGACTCTACAGGGTGTTTATTGATGACCGCCTGGCATCTGACCATCCGGAATGGTTCGCAATCCATGACTTGTATGATTTGAAAGACAAACTGATTGCTACTTCTGTGGTAATACTGCTGATGACCTTTGTTAAAAAGATTGTGACATGGGAAAACCCCAAGGAAACCTTATATTTTGGTTTTGCAATAGCCCTTGTTATTGCAGCAGTTACATTATTTTCAAGGTTGATAATAAAAAAAGAAAAAACAAAGGAGTGA
- the cobJ gene encoding precorrin-3B C(17)-methyltransferase: MVGIGPGSSHEMSQRALDALRGSEIIIGYRLYTDLIKDVVPDKHIIASAMRRETERAELAISEALAGKTVSIISSGDPGVYGMAGLVLELADKQDKHLPVEIIPGIPSANAAAAVLGAPLMHDYVVISLSDLLTPWETIKKRIICAARGDFVIVIYNPKSSQRDWQIEKTAEIILRYKSPDTPVGIVKNVSREGESVVITTLGKMTTCPIDMTTIILIGNSTTFLYHNYMVTRRGYHL; this comes from the coding sequence GTGGTAGGTATCGGGCCCGGATCATCGCATGAGATGAGTCAAAGGGCGCTGGATGCATTAAGAGGTTCAGAAATAATAATCGGATACAGGCTTTATACAGATCTGATAAAGGATGTTGTTCCAGATAAACATATCATTGCCTCTGCCATGCGCAGGGAGACAGAGCGGGCAGAATTAGCGATTTCAGAAGCATTGGCCGGGAAGACGGTGAGTATTATCAGTAGCGGTGATCCGGGGGTTTACGGCATGGCAGGTCTGGTACTTGAACTGGCAGATAAACAGGATAAGCATTTACCGGTTGAAATTATACCGGGCATTCCGTCTGCAAATGCTGCCGCCGCTGTTTTGGGTGCGCCATTAATGCACGATTACGTGGTTATTAGCCTGAGTGACTTGCTCACCCCATGGGAAACGATCAAAAAACGTATAATATGCGCTGCCAGGGGCGATTTTGTTATCGTGATATACAATCCAAAAAGCTCACAAAGGGATTGGCAGATTGAAAAAACAGCCGAAATTATCCTCAGGTACAAATCGCCTGATACGCCGGTGGGCATCGTGAAAAATGTAAGCAGGGAAGGTGAGTCTGTTGTTATCACAACGCTCGGTAAAATGACCACTTGCCCAATCGATATGACAACGATTATTCTTATTGGTAATTCTACAACGTTTCTTTATCATAATTATATGGTCACAAGGCGGGGATATCATCTATAA